In Drosophila simulans strain w501 chromosome X, Prin_Dsim_3.1, whole genome shotgun sequence, one DNA window encodes the following:
- the LOC6725459 gene encoding actin cytoskeleton-regulatory complex protein PAN1, whose product MSHQQQQFQHYHHHQHHIHQVQSESQLEQRSSDLEPNRSRNTDRIGSSMDFRNLCQRIDVDGLKAKLPQLKLPKSLPKLRGRKIFRSSKSGSNAAGGTAGGSSKDGAGAAQQSHLQVAGQSQQFINRTPQRISTISSLMYEGEQEEIRANLGRSQPGTYRSAGSLDDDYYAPGSGDRASRPISPIKIPVVGADDSSPSGNGNARTTLTQRLQRGYKSLSELRIKHIFAKQTTVRRDNIEVDRYVEQYERELKSEKLARERRDREIAENYDIKIKTLAGTRQNTFDDDDVEHEQFERGKMSHETDESGMEATPPLPSRRKPGIAATRFAKVRKPPLEMEEQQQATGDGAAAEESPRANPPPPRPSSYKQLLNKLPHLPSLPNLPQFSRSKEEPTKTGENADENNDSSKMSIRQNIKRLRKSIKRPSKIKPKAAAPAPDSDEEDQGDEVTPEGQKTKDAPTRSSTANLRARLSRFASTEQLQQRWRKSFKGGKEPKELETKAEGSATGGAAAAAAGASGVLGGLLVGSQLEKTLAKLNEKVHQLKFFQRNANNQNATTSQQPKPNTVGHEPVEIDDDELEATYHRSDSLEDENRNENDDSGEDISAEEAFGQIQEEDDEEDHSQDQAKRGHSPVSGVATAHAARQMAKLAEIQAASKSGAAAWSSESLEEIADEDYPRVLIHQEHSDAYESTLIIAVASKGSSVSPVIRSSGLKSSPAAGPKTSPHPEIRISASGPQSMSYSPRNPSGEPVTKRSPSPEFKTPAGGTKIPPSEASAWLPNEQIIAGFKEQTSWPAPALYKPKSIDIFEASAGGSAAFADFDEALRNAPVLRISAGSSIDTSVEEADDSCSRVTRIRVQSPQIGNSRESLMAQEEEDEEAERDSEEEQADEERDPSERPPSESPPPPPLPQRRPPPKRPATPPIYDAVPPPLPVSKPPPPPTAETIPSVAPVPSPAPVTRAIPQRSASMSRPAKPLVKTSSLRLTYNEQVRPGDVGKVNKLISRFEGGRPRLCPRRMHSEEYERSAQAEDEEPEMEQILELQIIERRAVDSVTPTNRAVVIPQITVNNNNERQLEQLDQSDHQEITDARKKKSMELALDRQNSNCSRSEYGSPLSFPSSRRSSTPTNLNANTNPNPNPSTNPSQNPSQILQHQRRSRRSMTRDDDNFYSFDSDEENSYYSISPSGSSRYVVEI is encoded by the exons AtgagccaccagcagcagcagttccagcactaccatcatcatcagcatcacaTCCACCAGGTGCAATCAGAATCGCAGTTGGAGCAACGCAGCTCCGACTTGGAGCCAAATCGCAGTAGGAATACGGATCGCATCGGTTCCTCCATGGATTTTCGAAATCTATGCCAACGCATCGATGTGGACGGTTTGAAAG CCAAATTGCCACAACTGAAGTTGCCCAAATCGCTGCCCAAGTTGCGTGGTCGCAAGATATTTCGCAGCTCCAAGAGCGGATCGAATGCAGCAGGAGGAACAGCGGGTGGATCCTCGAAAGATGGCGCCGGGGCAGCGCAGCAATCGCACCTCCAGGTGGCAGGCCAATCGCAGCAGTTCATCAACAGGACGCCACAGAGGATCTCCACCATCAGTTCGCTGATGTACGAGGGTGAGCAGGAGGAGATCCGGGCTAATCTGGGACGATCACAGCCGGGAACGTACCGAAGTGCTGGTAGTCTGGATGACGACTACTATGCGCCTGGCAGCGGCGACAGAGCCTCGCGACCCATTAGTCCCATTAAAATTCCAGTCGTTGGTGCGGATGACAGCTCGCccagtgggaatgggaatgcaCGCACCACGTTGACCCAACGCCTGCAGAGGGGCTACAAGAGCCTCAGCGAACTGAGGATCAAGCACATCTTTGCCAAGCAAACGACGGTGCGCAGGGACAACATCGAGGTGGATCGCTATGTGGAGCAGTACGAGCGGGAATTGAAATCGGAGAAGCTGGCCAGGGAGCGCAGGGATCGCGAGATAGCCGAGAACTATGACATCAAGATCAAAACCTTGGCGGGCACACGACAAAACACCTTCGATGACGACGACGTGGAGCACGAGCAGTTCGAGAGGGGCAAGATGAGCCACGAAACGGATGAGAGCGGCATGGAGGCCACGCCACCATTGCCAAGTCGCCGTAAGCCCGGCATAGCTGCCACCAGATTCGCCAAGGTCAGGAAGCCACCACTGGaaatggaggagcagcagcaggcaacAGGCGATGGGGCAGCGGCGGAGGAATCTCCACGAGCTaatccaccaccaccacgtccCAGTAGCTATAAGCAATTGCTCAACAAGTTGCCCCATCTGCCCAGTCTGCCCAATCTACCCCAGTTTTCCAGGAGCAAGGAGGAGCCCACAAAAACTGGAGAAAATGCTGACGAAAACAATGACAGCAGCAAGATGAGCATAAGGCAGAATATCAAGAGACTCAGAAAGTCCATCAAACGACCGAGCAAGATTAAGCCCAAGGCTgcggctccagctccagattCAGACGAAGAGGATCAGGGGGATGAGGTAACGCCGGAGGGTCAAAAAACGAAAGATGCACCCACCAGAAGCTCCACTGCAAATCTGAGGGCTCGTCTCAGTAGATTTGCATCCacggagcaactgcagcagcgctGGCGAAAGAGTTTCAAGGGTGGCAAGGAACCCAAGGAGCTGGAAACCAAAGCGGAAGGTAGTGCTACTGgtggtgctgcagctgcagctgctggtgcATCGGGAGTTCTGGGCGGGCTGCTCGTGGGCAGTCAGCTGGAGAAGACCCTGGCCAAGCTGAACGAGAAGGTGCATCAGCTCAAGTTTTTTCAGCGTAACGCCAACAACCAAAACGCGACAACGTCCCAGCAACCGAAACCCAATACAGTGGGTCACGAACCGGTCGAGATCGATGATGATGAACTGGAGGCCACCTACCATCGCAGCGATAGCCTCGAGGATGAGAACCGGAACGAGAACGATGACAGCGGCGAGGATATATCCGCTGAGGAGGCATTTGGCCAGATccaggaggaggacgacgaggaggatcACAGCCAGGATCAGGCGAAGCGGGGCCACTCACCCGTATCGGGAGTTGCGACCGCCCACGCTGCTCGCCAGATGGCGAAGCTGGCTGAGATTCAGGCGGCGTCGAAGAGCGGAGCGGCTGCCTGGAGCAGCGAATCGCTGGAGGAGATCGCCGACGAGGACTATCCCAGAGTGCTCATCCATCAGGAGCACTCCGATGCCTACGAATCCACGCTGATCATAGCGGTGGCGTCGAAGGGAAGCTCGGTGTCTCCGGTCATCCGAAGTTCCGGACTTAAAAGTTCTCCAGCAGCTGGGCCAAAAACCTCGCCCCATCCGGAGATCAGAATTTCAGCCTCTGGACCACAAAGCATGTCGTACTCTCCACGCAATCCCAGTGGTGAGCCTGTGACCAAGAGATCACCATCGCCGGAATTCAAAACCCCAGCTGGGGGCACCAAAATCCCGCCATCTGAGGCCAGCGCCTGGTTGCCCAACGAACAGATCATCGCCGGCTTCAAGGAGCAGACATCGTGGCCAGCTCCAGCTCTGTACAAGCCCAAGAGCATCGATATATTCGAGGCATCGGCCGGAGGATCAGCTGCCTTTGCTGATTTCGATGAGGCCCTGCGAAATGCACCCGTTTTGAGGATCAGTGCTGGGAGTAGCATTGATACCAGTGTCGAGGAGGCGGACGACAGTTGTTCCCGGGTCACAAGGATACGAGTGCAGAGTCCACAGATCGGGAACAGTAGGGAGAGCCTGATggcgcaggaggaggaggacgaagaGGCAGAGAGGGAttcggaggaggagcaggcggatGAGGAGAGAGATCCTTCGGAGCGTCCGCCATCGGAatcgccgccaccgccgccacttCCACAGCGACGTCCGCCTCCGAAACGCCCAGCCACGCCTCCCATTTACGATGCAGTGCCTCCGCCGTTGCCCGTCAGCAaaccaccgccgcctccgaCGGCCGAAACCATTCCATCGGTGGCACCGGTTCCCTCACCGGCTCCCGTCACCCGGGCAATTCCGCAGAGAAGCGCCTCCATGTCGAGACCGGCCAAGCCGCTGGTCAAAACCAGTTCCCTGCGCCTCACCTACAACGAACAGGTGCGACCAGGCGATGTGGGCAAGGTCAATAAGCTGATATCCCGCTTCGAGGGCGGCAGACCACGACTTTGCCCCCGGCGGATGCACAGCGAGGAGTACGAGCGAAGTGCCCAGGCCGAGGACGAGGAACCGGAGATGGAGCAAATCCTGGAGCTGCAGATAATCGAAAGACGAGCCGTCGACTCGGTGACACCCACGAATCGCGCTGTGGTCATACCCCAAATAACtgtcaacaataacaatgagCGGCAATTGGAGCAATTGGATCAATCTGATCATCAGGAGATTACCGACGCAAGGAAGAAGAAGTCCATGGAACTGGCCCTGGATCGACAGAACTCCAATTGCAGCAGATCCGAGTACGGTTCGCCACTGTCCTTTCCCAGCAGTCGGCGCAGTTCCACGCCCACCAACCTCAATGCCAACAcgaatcccaatccgaatcccaGTACCAATCCCAGCCAGAATCCCTCGCAAATCCTGCAGCATCAACGACGTAGCCGACGATCCATGACCCGCGATGATGACAACTTCTATAGCTTCGATAGCGACGAAG AGAACAGCTATTACTCCATAAGTCCCTCGGGCAGCAGTCGCTATGTGGTGGAGATCTGA